From one Paenibacillus terrae HPL-003 genomic stretch:
- a CDS encoding DUF1304 domain-containing protein, translating into MSLISSILVGIVALEHVYILILEMFLWTTPRAMRTFGTSKELAEVTKSLAANQGLYNGFLAAGLVWGLYYPDAVIGWQIQLFFVICVVVAAVYGALTSNKSILLKQGLPAILALISLLVF; encoded by the coding sequence TTGAGCTTGATAAGTTCAATATTGGTGGGAATTGTTGCTCTGGAGCATGTGTACATTTTAATATTGGAAATGTTTTTGTGGACGACTCCACGGGCGATGCGCACGTTCGGCACCTCCAAGGAGCTGGCGGAAGTAACCAAGTCTCTGGCGGCAAATCAGGGATTGTATAACGGCTTTTTGGCTGCTGGATTGGTGTGGGGCTTGTACTACCCGGACGCTGTGATCGGCTGGCAAATTCAGCTGTTCTTTGTCATTTGCGTGGTGGTAGCTGCGGTGTATGGTGCATTGACGTCCAATAAGTCTATTTTATTGAAACAAGGGTTACCCGCCATACTGGCATTAATCAGTTTGCTGGTCTTCTGA
- a CDS encoding ABC transporter substrate-binding protein: MRRNWTGVFVLIILMLVVSACSGGNPGSSSATNESAANTNATTADNGQPKDGGSLIIGVQADPVVLNPNYAGDRVSLTIDQAIFAPLFQVNNGKKTFYLADSLTPSTDKLTYTLKLKKNLTWHDGQKLTADDVVFTINKILDEKQHSFLRSNFMINGKPVQVSKVDDTTVDFKLPQAAPAFEAALVQVSPIPKHIFENEADIEKSTKNNTPVGSGPFKFKEYKTGEYVTLERFDNYFGGKPHLDSVTYRIVKDSNAASLALQNGEINVNYLDPQNVDTIKATDKFDIYPYSEGRLAYLMFNENSDTKQLNKKEVRQALSYALNQDELIQVSYGSKDYADTAKSALTQDVLYHTNDVPFFNNDVNKAKELLKSAGAEGLKLRIIIPGGNKVQEAQALYIQQKLKDIGVQLDVNSMDSSAWSQKFVDTNAKDFDLAISGYIMGYDPDAYRILYSTGSSSNYSHYSNKEVDKLMEEGAAESDTTKRGEIYKKVQEILADDAVIYPIAYTKTIVAFDKQYGGIDQAVLKPVVIFEDLSKIYHK; encoded by the coding sequence ATGCGTCGTAATTGGACTGGTGTATTTGTATTAATCATATTAATGTTGGTGGTAAGTGCCTGCTCTGGCGGGAATCCCGGTTCTTCGTCTGCGACAAACGAAAGTGCAGCGAATACGAATGCTACAACAGCGGATAACGGGCAACCAAAGGATGGCGGCAGTCTGATCATCGGTGTACAAGCCGATCCGGTGGTGCTGAACCCGAACTATGCGGGGGATCGGGTGAGTCTGACGATAGATCAGGCGATATTCGCGCCTTTGTTTCAGGTGAATAATGGCAAGAAGACATTCTATTTGGCAGATAGCCTGACTCCTTCGACGGACAAGCTGACGTACACGCTGAAGCTGAAAAAGAATCTGACTTGGCATGATGGTCAAAAGCTGACGGCTGACGATGTGGTTTTCACGATTAATAAAATTTTGGACGAGAAGCAGCACAGCTTTTTGAGAAGTAATTTTATGATCAACGGCAAGCCGGTTCAGGTGAGCAAGGTTGATGATACAACGGTGGATTTCAAGCTTCCGCAGGCAGCTCCTGCTTTTGAAGCGGCGCTGGTACAGGTATCCCCGATTCCGAAGCATATTTTCGAGAACGAAGCGGATATTGAGAAAAGCACGAAAAACAACACTCCAGTCGGTTCCGGCCCGTTCAAGTTTAAAGAATACAAAACCGGTGAGTACGTGACGCTGGAACGGTTTGATAACTATTTTGGTGGCAAGCCGCATCTGGACTCTGTGACGTACCGAATCGTGAAGGATTCGAATGCTGCGAGCTTGGCGCTCCAGAATGGCGAAATCAATGTGAACTATCTGGACCCGCAAAACGTGGATACGATTAAGGCGACCGATAAGTTCGATATTTACCCTTATAGTGAAGGCCGCTTGGCTTACCTGATGTTTAATGAAAACAGCGATACCAAGCAGCTGAATAAAAAAGAAGTACGTCAGGCGCTCTCATACGCGCTGAATCAGGATGAGTTGATTCAGGTATCTTATGGCTCCAAGGATTATGCGGATACTGCGAAGTCTGCACTGACACAGGACGTGCTGTATCACACGAATGATGTTCCATTTTTCAATAATGATGTGAACAAGGCGAAGGAACTACTGAAATCGGCTGGAGCTGAAGGACTGAAACTGCGCATTATTATTCCGGGCGGTAATAAGGTGCAAGAGGCACAAGCGCTGTACATTCAGCAGAAGTTGAAGGACATCGGCGTTCAGTTGGATGTAAACAGCATGGATTCCTCGGCTTGGTCGCAAAAATTCGTCGATACGAATGCCAAGGACTTCGATCTGGCGATCAGCGGCTATATCATGGGTTATGACCCGGATGCGTACCGTATCTTGTACAGCACCGGATCGTCCTCCAACTATTCGCATTATTCCAACAAAGAAGTGGATAAGTTGATGGAAGAAGGCGCGGCGGAGTCGGATACGACCAAACGTGGAGAAATCTACAAAAAGGTACAGGAGATTTTGGCTGATGATGCAGTTATCTACCCGATTGCTTATACCAAAACGATTGTAGCATTCGACAAGCAGTATGGCGGCATTGATCAGGCTGTGCTGAAACCGGTCGTAATTTTCGAAGATTTGTCCAAAATTTATCACAAATAA
- a CDS encoding ABC transporter permease yields the protein MRQLIARRLLQVIPMLFFVSIVCFGLIKLAPGDPVLSFVTPNMHLEDIERMRHSLGLDQPAYVQYMLWLKKSLTGDLGYSLINHQPVLDQILDRLPATAGLMGASIILAVLIAIPLGLTAAANRNRWIDKLINLMSYIGISVPLFWLGILLIYLFAIYLHWLPSTGMRTIGTDSALDVIKHGILPCFVLAFGFLSVYVRYIRSSTITQLKEEYVQIQYAFGSGKRLVLFRHVLKHVLLPIITLLGMSVADLVAGAIVTETVFSWPGIGSLGMTAVKGMDYPVIMGITLFSALLLILGNLLADILYSIADPRIKSTR from the coding sequence ATGAGACAACTCATCGCCAGAAGATTGCTGCAAGTTATACCGATGCTATTTTTCGTATCCATCGTCTGCTTCGGCCTGATCAAGCTGGCTCCAGGTGATCCGGTTCTCTCTTTTGTTACACCGAATATGCATCTGGAAGATATCGAACGTATGAGGCACAGCTTGGGGCTGGATCAGCCTGCTTATGTGCAGTACATGTTATGGCTCAAAAAAAGTCTCACAGGTGATTTGGGCTACTCGCTGATTAATCACCAGCCTGTACTGGATCAAATTCTGGATCGTCTCCCAGCTACCGCTGGATTAATGGGCGCATCCATCATACTGGCTGTTCTGATTGCGATTCCACTCGGCTTGACGGCTGCGGCCAACCGGAACCGCTGGATCGACAAGCTGATTAACCTGATGTCGTACATCGGGATTTCTGTACCGCTGTTTTGGCTCGGCATTTTGCTTATTTATTTGTTTGCTATTTATCTGCATTGGCTTCCAAGTACGGGGATGCGGACCATTGGAACGGACTCGGCGCTCGATGTGATCAAGCATGGGATTTTACCGTGTTTTGTACTGGCCTTCGGGTTTTTATCTGTGTATGTGAGGTATATCCGTTCCAGTACAATAACGCAGCTCAAGGAAGAATATGTGCAGATTCAATATGCGTTCGGGTCTGGAAAACGACTGGTTTTATTTCGGCATGTGCTCAAGCATGTGCTGTTGCCTATCATTACGCTGCTCGGTATGTCGGTTGCAGATCTGGTAGCCGGAGCCATTGTGACCGAGACGGTATTTTCCTGGCCGGGCATTGGCTCGCTGGGCATGACGGCGGTAAAAGGGATGGATTATCCCGTTATCATGGGCATTACACTGTTTTCCGCCCTGCTGCTGATCCTGGGCAATCTGCTAGCGGATATTTTATACAGCATCGCGGACCCGAGAATTAAATCAACGAGGTGA
- a CDS encoding ABC transporter permease — MNRSKWRNIGIELMTSKMGAAALIILIVFSLGAIFAFLSPQDPNKLNVLERLQPPGAVHWFGTDDYGRDYFTRALYGGRVSLLVGFASMIIATSIGAVVGIVSGYFGGWIDNLLMRILELIMSIPSFLVILLLSVFLKPGVGNIIVIIALLMWMNIARVVRAETMTLREREYVLYAKASGQSTFGIILKHIVPNLIPVIIVGATNNIASAIMMESSLSFLGFGVQLPNATWGSMLNNAQGYIAQAPYMALFPGLLILLTVLSFNVLGDVLRVGFEPKLVKR, encoded by the coding sequence ATGAATCGGAGCAAATGGCGCAACATCGGGATCGAGCTGATGACGAGCAAAATGGGTGCCGCAGCCCTCATTATATTGATCGTATTCTCGCTGGGGGCAATCTTCGCTTTTTTGTCGCCGCAGGACCCGAACAAGCTGAACGTGCTGGAACGACTCCAACCGCCAGGAGCGGTACACTGGTTTGGAACGGATGACTACGGCCGAGACTATTTTACAAGGGCGCTGTACGGCGGTCGTGTATCTTTGCTGGTGGGCTTCGCATCCATGATTATTGCGACCAGTATTGGCGCAGTAGTAGGCATTGTAAGCGGCTATTTCGGCGGATGGATTGATAATTTGCTCATGCGGATTTTGGAGCTGATCATGTCGATTCCGTCTTTTTTGGTTATTTTGCTGTTGAGTGTGTTTTTGAAGCCGGGCGTCGGCAATATTATTGTCATTATCGCTCTGCTGATGTGGATGAATATTGCCCGGGTGGTTCGGGCAGAGACGATGACGTTGCGGGAACGGGAATATGTGCTGTACGCCAAAGCTTCGGGACAAAGTACGTTTGGCATTATTCTCAAGCACATCGTTCCCAACCTGATTCCGGTGATTATCGTAGGGGCGACGAATAATATCGCTTCAGCCATTATGATGGAATCATCACTGAGCTTCCTCGGCTTTGGTGTGCAACTGCCGAACGCTACTTGGGGCAGTATGCTGAATAATGCCCAAGGATATATTGCACAGGCGCCATATATGGCGTTATTTCCGGGGCTGCTTATTTTATTGACCGTACTGAGCTTTAATGTTTTGGGGGATGTGCTGCGTGTAGGCTTTGAACCCAAGCTGGTGAAACGATGA
- a CDS encoding ABC transporter ATP-binding protein, whose translation MTEHLLSVDQLEVSFFTREGENQAVRGVSFHIDAGETIGIVGESGSGKSVTAKAIMSMIAPPGKRLNGDIRYRGESLTALAEKQWRKIRGNQIAMVFQDPMTSLNPVKKVGYHLVEVIRRHRGLSKEAATKAAVELLRQVGITEPEHRMNQYPHQFSGGMRQRVMIAMALSCSPELLIADEPTTALDVTIQAQILELLKTLKQQSDMAIALITHDLGVVAQVCSRVIVMYGGMVMEEGRVDDIFYRPAHPYTQGLLRSVPQRTNGFRERLVPIEGTPPDLLDPPSGCPFMERCPHAFARCVERPPMVELRPDQRAACWLNGPDAVPAGVYETPEAGHAEGRG comes from the coding sequence ATGACTGAACATCTGCTGTCTGTCGACCAACTGGAGGTTTCCTTTTTCACTCGTGAGGGGGAGAATCAGGCGGTTCGAGGGGTTAGCTTTCATATTGATGCTGGAGAAACGATAGGAATCGTAGGAGAATCCGGTAGCGGTAAAAGCGTTACAGCCAAAGCCATCATGTCCATGATTGCCCCGCCGGGCAAACGGCTGAATGGCGATATCCGCTACCGGGGAGAAAGTCTGACGGCTCTAGCGGAAAAGCAATGGCGCAAAATACGCGGGAACCAGATTGCGATGGTCTTTCAGGACCCGATGACCTCGCTGAACCCGGTCAAGAAGGTCGGCTATCATCTGGTCGAGGTGATACGCAGACACCGGGGACTGAGCAAGGAGGCGGCTACGAAAGCCGCAGTGGAATTGCTGCGACAGGTGGGGATTACCGAGCCGGAGCACCGGATGAACCAATACCCGCATCAATTCAGCGGGGGGATGCGTCAGCGGGTAATGATCGCGATGGCGCTGTCGTGCAGCCCGGAGCTGCTGATTGCTGACGAGCCGACCACAGCGCTGGACGTGACGATCCAGGCGCAAATTCTGGAGCTGCTCAAGACGTTGAAGCAGCAATCCGACATGGCGATTGCCCTGATCACCCATGATTTGGGCGTCGTCGCCCAGGTGTGCAGCCGTGTCATCGTGATGTACGGCGGCATGGTGATGGAGGAGGGGCGCGTGGACGATATCTTTTATCGTCCGGCCCACCCGTATACGCAGGGCCTACTGCGCTCTGTACCGCAGCGCACGAACGGCTTCCGCGAGCGGCTGGTGCCGATTGAGGGCACGCCGCCGGACCTGCTGGACCCGCCGTCCGGCTGTCCGTTCATGGAACGGTGCCCTCATGCCTTTGCCCGCTGTGTAGAGCGGCCACCAATGGTGGAGCTTCGCCCGGATCAGCGGGCGGCCTGCTGGCTGAACGGGCCGGACGCTGTGCCTGCCGGAGTTTACGAGACGCCCGAAGCGGGCCATGCGGAAGGGAGGGGTTAA
- a CDS encoding ABC transporter ATP-binding protein, translating into MRKGGVNVSEASNAMGESQPLVEVHQLKKHFVTAKDLLGRSSEVLKAVDGVSFQIKRGETFGLVGESGSGKSTVGRCLTRLYDYTEGMVRFDGQDISKLNDKQLKPLRRRIQSIFQDPYSSLNPGMNVLELIGEPMDIHRLHQGSERKDAVVALLEKVGLKREHLYRYSHEFSGGQRQRISIARALSVNPEFIVCDEPISALDVSIQAQVINTLEDLQQEFGLTYLFIAHDLSMVRHISDRIGVMYHGRLVEVADADELYEQPAHPYTQALLSSIPVPDPRAVGERDGFGEGIAQPNGSLAWDKDGESATELREISPGHYVAYPVNR; encoded by the coding sequence ATGCGGAAGGGAGGGGTTAACGTGAGTGAAGCGAGCAATGCAATGGGCGAAAGTCAGCCCTTGGTGGAGGTACACCAGCTTAAGAAGCATTTTGTAACAGCCAAGGATCTGTTAGGGCGCAGCTCCGAGGTGCTCAAGGCAGTTGACGGCGTGAGCTTCCAGATCAAGCGTGGTGAGACGTTCGGACTGGTCGGCGAGTCGGGCAGCGGTAAATCGACGGTTGGACGCTGCCTGACGCGGTTATACGATTATACGGAAGGCATGGTGCGCTTTGACGGTCAGGATATTTCCAAACTGAACGATAAGCAGCTCAAGCCGCTGCGTCGGCGCATTCAGAGCATTTTTCAGGACCCGTATTCCTCTCTTAATCCGGGTATGAACGTGCTTGAACTGATTGGCGAGCCGATGGACATCCATAGATTGCATCAAGGAAGTGAGCGTAAAGACGCAGTTGTGGCTTTACTTGAAAAGGTAGGGTTGAAGCGGGAGCATTTGTACCGCTACTCGCATGAGTTCAGTGGCGGACAACGCCAGCGTATTTCTATCGCGCGTGCTTTATCCGTGAATCCCGAGTTCATCGTCTGCGATGAGCCAATCTCAGCGCTGGATGTGTCTATCCAGGCGCAGGTCATTAACACGCTGGAGGATCTCCAGCAGGAATTCGGGCTGACGTATCTGTTCATCGCCCATGATTTGTCGATGGTGCGGCATATTTCAGATCGGATCGGAGTAATGTACCATGGACGATTGGTAGAGGTAGCTGATGCAGATGAGCTGTATGAGCAGCCGGCTCACCCTTATACGCAGGCGCTGTTGTCCTCCATTCCCGTGCCTGACCCGAGAGCGGTCGGAGAGCGGGACGGTTTTGGGGAGGGGATCGCCCAACCAAACGGTTCTTTGGCATGGGACAAGGACGGTGAGAGTGCCACTGAGCTGCGTGAAATCAGCCCTGGCCATTATGTAGCGTACCCGGTTAACCGTTAG
- a CDS encoding copper amine oxidase N-terminal domain-containing protein — MNFVLKIACISILSLTLGTGAARASSAHVIVNNSSIPSEDAYQSHGTTMVPLNAVQNLPGVSIAWNNTTKTVVIDRSGKKTILKVGQKNTTIGSKKITLPVATTLRNGRVMVPLRFIADSSGAYVSWNPKSQTVYVAKASNEIKNKYTSDKLNVSRGAAIKLPKVSNLKEFTPKGYENLNTDYYFPEGKSDSFFIQEMDVISYYKINNDRVELIWTAHSDSTKKESNGLSFLPYKLLEQDGQKPTIQNRVAHFNFMATIGEISYSFIDNNGKEINLGQKPVDPTNFFIDIPDEQK; from the coding sequence ATGAACTTCGTCTTAAAAATTGCATGTATATCTATTTTGAGCCTTACTTTAGGTACGGGAGCAGCACGAGCTTCTTCGGCACATGTTATCGTAAATAATTCAAGTATACCCTCTGAAGATGCTTATCAATCTCATGGGACTACGATGGTTCCATTAAATGCTGTTCAAAATTTACCTGGGGTATCCATTGCATGGAATAATACTACTAAGACAGTAGTAATAGACCGTAGCGGTAAAAAAACAATTTTGAAAGTTGGACAAAAAAATACAACCATTGGTTCAAAAAAAATAACATTGCCTGTTGCCACAACTTTGAGAAACGGACGGGTTATGGTCCCTCTGCGATTTATAGCCGATTCATCCGGTGCGTATGTCTCCTGGAATCCAAAATCCCAAACGGTCTATGTAGCAAAGGCAAGCAATGAAATAAAAAACAAATATACATCGGATAAGCTTAATGTATCCAGAGGAGCAGCAATCAAACTTCCTAAAGTTAGCAACTTGAAAGAATTTACACCCAAAGGGTACGAAAATCTGAACACAGACTATTATTTTCCTGAAGGCAAATCAGATTCGTTTTTCATTCAGGAAATGGATGTAATTTCTTACTATAAAATTAACAACGATCGGGTTGAATTAATATGGACGGCACACTCTGACTCAACCAAAAAGGAAAGCAATGGTCTATCATTTTTGCCTTATAAATTGTTAGAACAAGATGGTCAGAAACCTACGATTCAAAATCGAGTAGCCCATTTTAACTTCATGGCAACCATTGGAGAAATCAGTTACAGTTTCATTGATAATAATGGGAAGGAAATAAACCTAGGACAAAAACCAGTTGATCCAACAAATTTCTTTATTGATATCCCTGATGAACAAAAATAA
- a CDS encoding helix-turn-helix domain-containing protein — protein MEKEGASRFMSDDEFMKLVALVQTKSDVEAMNAIFQYFDQDIKRLSKFIRMQKEDAIQSMKTELLEFIMKK, from the coding sequence ATGGAAAAAGAAGGCGCTTCACGATTTATGTCAGATGATGAGTTTATGAAATTAGTAGCACTTGTCCAAACAAAATCCGATGTAGAGGCCATGAATGCAATTTTTCAATATTTCGATCAAGATATTAAGCGATTAAGTAAATTTATTCGTATGCAAAAAGAGGATGCCATCCAGAGTATGAAAACAGAACTTCTTGAGTTCATCATGAAAAAATAA